A single region of the Kineosporiaceae bacterium SCSIO 59966 genome encodes:
- a CDS encoding SpoIIE family protein phosphatase codes for MLDEATIGRVLTAVSDVSPYGMCVIDADAVVVHANPAMGQLLGTADEDLPGAVLTSWLRPADRADEQPVDGALAAGSTREDGRRLRRRVVRSDGRERVVTLLLWDVPADVAGRELFVVQVLPDAEDAWSVGPAPASRVPLRVVQARAVEEAATALAGAVTVADVTAVMERQLQAFDAQGLLISLADGPRLRLASSRGYPDPVRKVLEDQPMAERSPMVEAVLERSPIFVETFEDYVARYPQRQAVARAAGKGAWAFLPMIAGGEVIGSWCLSFDGPHRFTVSERALLTTLSGLLAQAVARSEVLAAERSLTRTLQRSLLPQHLPDVPGCAIAVRYQTAVAGLEVGGDFYDVIPLPKGGTGIVIGDAQGHSAAAAALMGQVRGALRAYAAEGHDPATIVARANRFLLTAGADSFVTCTYAALDATHDGLTIVRAGHPQPLLVMPDGTAGSLDVPGGLPLGIDPQASYPVTWVPLTEGCRVVLYTDGLVERRDLDLGRGEAALLARARSAVREPLPAFADALIGHDPAREDDVALLILERTGANGGPGVRQATFEAATTDAAAVRAMRRAVTDRVRDWGWHERADEVELLVSELITNAVVHVGGSVVVTVTGSDAELTVAVSDTSVHTPQPRTDDLTGEDSVWRTSGRGLAIVSAVADSWGIDPSGPGKSVWFSLSA; via the coding sequence ATGCTCGACGAGGCCACGATCGGTCGCGTCCTCACCGCGGTCTCGGACGTCTCCCCCTACGGCATGTGCGTCATCGACGCCGACGCCGTCGTCGTGCACGCCAACCCGGCGATGGGCCAGCTGCTCGGGACCGCCGACGAGGACCTGCCCGGCGCCGTCCTGACCTCGTGGCTGCGGCCCGCCGACCGGGCCGACGAGCAGCCGGTGGACGGTGCCCTCGCCGCCGGCAGCACCCGTGAGGACGGCCGCCGGCTGCGCCGCCGGGTCGTGCGCTCCGACGGCCGCGAACGCGTCGTCACCCTGCTGCTGTGGGACGTTCCGGCAGACGTGGCCGGCCGGGAGCTGTTCGTCGTCCAGGTGCTGCCGGACGCCGAGGACGCCTGGTCCGTCGGGCCCGCCCCGGCGTCCCGGGTGCCGTTGCGGGTGGTGCAGGCCCGGGCCGTCGAGGAGGCGGCGACGGCGCTCGCCGGCGCCGTGACCGTCGCGGACGTCACCGCGGTGATGGAGCGCCAGCTGCAGGCGTTCGACGCCCAGGGCCTGCTGATCTCGCTCGCGGACGGGCCCCGGCTGCGGCTGGCGTCCAGCCGCGGCTACCCCGACCCCGTCCGGAAGGTGCTGGAGGACCAGCCGATGGCCGAGCGCTCACCGATGGTCGAGGCCGTCCTGGAACGCAGCCCGATCTTCGTGGAGACCTTCGAGGACTACGTCGCCCGATACCCGCAGCGACAGGCGGTCGCCCGGGCCGCGGGCAAGGGAGCGTGGGCGTTCCTGCCGATGATCGCCGGGGGCGAGGTGATCGGGTCGTGGTGCCTGAGCTTCGACGGTCCGCACCGGTTCACGGTCTCCGAGCGGGCACTGCTGACGACGCTGTCCGGCCTGCTGGCCCAGGCCGTCGCCCGCTCCGAGGTGCTGGCCGCTGAACGGTCGCTGACCCGGACACTGCAACGGTCCCTGCTCCCGCAGCACCTGCCGGACGTCCCCGGCTGCGCCATCGCGGTCCGGTACCAGACCGCTGTCGCCGGTCTCGAGGTCGGCGGCGACTTCTACGACGTCATCCCCCTGCCCAAGGGGGGCACCGGCATCGTCATCGGCGACGCCCAGGGCCACTCCGCTGCGGCCGCGGCACTGATGGGCCAGGTCCGCGGGGCGCTGCGGGCCTACGCCGCCGAGGGGCACGACCCGGCCACCATCGTCGCCCGGGCCAACCGCTTCCTGCTCACCGCGGGCGCGGACTCCTTCGTCACGTGCACCTACGCCGCGCTGGACGCGACCCACGACGGCCTCACCATCGTGCGGGCCGGGCACCCGCAGCCGCTGCTCGTCATGCCGGACGGCACGGCCGGGTCGCTCGACGTCCCCGGCGGACTGCCGCTGGGCATCGACCCCCAGGCGTCCTACCCGGTCACCTGGGTGCCGCTGACCGAGGGCTGCCGGGTCGTCCTCTACACCGACGGCCTCGTCGAGCGCCGCGACCTGGACCTCGGACGCGGCGAGGCGGCCCTGCTCGCCCGGGCCCGCTCCGCCGTCCGGGAGCCGCTGCCGGCGTTCGCCGACGCCCTGATCGGGCACGACCCGGCCAGGGAGGACGACGTCGCCCTGCTGATCCTGGAACGTACCGGCGCCAACGGCGGACCGGGCGTGCGCCAGGCCACCTTCGAGGCTGCGACGACGGACGCGGCGGCGGTGCGCGCGATGCGGCGGGCGGTGACCGACCGAGTCCGCGACTGGGGCTGGCACGAGCGGGCCGACGAGGTCGAGCTGCTCGTCAGCGAGCTGATCACGAACGCGGTCGTGCACGTGGGCGGGTCCGTCGTGGTGACGGTCACTGGCTCGGACGCCGAGCTGACCGTCGCGGTGTCCGACACCAGCGTGCACACCCCGCAGCCCAGGACCGACGACCTGACCGGTGAGGACAGCGTGTGGCGGACGTCGGGGCGCGGCCTGGCGATCGTGTCCGCCGTCGCCGACTCCTGGGGTATCGACCCCTCCGGCCCGGGCAAGAGCGTCTGGTTCTCCCTCAGCGCCTGA
- a CDS encoding NAD-dependent protein deacetylase, translating to MATGLDGLVELVAGGGVLVLSGAGLSTDSGIPDYRGPTGSLRRASPMTFQEFTGSAAARRRYWARSHVGWRTIARARPNAGHDAVTRLQHRGLVDAVITQNVDGLHQAAGSSDVVELHGGLDRVVCLCCGDVTSRAGLDARLTVANPRFGADVERVNPDGDAEVPDEVLEDFVVVDCLRCGSGPLKPDVVFFGERVPPDRTARCFTLVDAARAVVVLGSSLTVMSGYRFVLHASRRGIPVAVVNRGPTRADDRADVRVDAPLGDVLPVLAARLAVPADRTA from the coding sequence GTGGCAACGGGACTGGACGGCCTGGTCGAGCTGGTGGCCGGTGGCGGCGTGCTCGTGCTCAGCGGCGCCGGCCTGTCCACCGACTCCGGCATCCCGGACTACCGGGGGCCGACCGGGTCGCTGCGGCGCGCCAGCCCGATGACGTTCCAGGAGTTCACCGGCTCGGCGGCGGCCCGGCGCCGGTACTGGGCCCGCAGCCACGTCGGCTGGCGGACGATCGCACGGGCGCGGCCCAACGCCGGTCACGACGCCGTCACCCGGCTGCAGCACCGCGGGCTCGTCGACGCCGTCATCACCCAGAACGTCGACGGCCTGCACCAGGCCGCCGGCTCGAGCGACGTCGTCGAGCTGCACGGTGGGCTCGACCGGGTGGTGTGCCTGTGCTGCGGTGACGTCACGTCGCGGGCCGGGCTGGACGCCCGGCTCACCGTGGCCAACCCGCGCTTCGGAGCGGACGTCGAGCGGGTCAACCCCGACGGCGACGCCGAGGTGCCCGACGAGGTGCTCGAGGACTTCGTCGTCGTGGACTGCCTGCGCTGCGGCTCCGGCCCGCTGAAGCCGGATGTCGTGTTCTTCGGCGAGCGGGTGCCGCCCGACCGTACCGCGCGCTGCTTCACGCTGGTCGACGCCGCCCGCGCCGTCGTCGTCCTCGGGTCGTCCCTGACGGTCATGTCCGGGTACCGGTTCGTCCTGCACGCCTCCCGCCGGGGCATCCCGGTCGCGGTCGTCAACCGGGGCCCAACCCGCGCCGACGACCGCGCCGACGTGCGGGTGGACGCGCCGCTGGGGGACGTGCTGCCGGTGCTGGCGGCCCGACTGGCCGTCCCGGCGGACCGGACGGCCTGA
- the hrpA gene encoding ATP-dependent RNA helicase HrpA — MSALPAVDPLQSLHGRLAGLTLADERRLRRRLDGVRSLRDEARRQRALTQVEAALDQAEQRVARRRASVPQVSYPEELPVSRHREQIAAAIRDHQVVVVAGETGSGKTTQLPKICLELGRGVRGTIGHTQPRRIAARSVAERVAEELGGELGGVVGYKVRFTDSSRQDTLVKVMTDGVLLAEIQNDRSLLRYDTIIIDEAHERSLNIDFLLGYLKQLLPRRPDLKVVITSATIDPDRFSRHFDGAPVIEVSGRTYPVEVRYEPYDPEETDQVQAVCDAVSRLAGEAPGDVLVFLSGEREIRDTADALRAMSLRGTEVLPLYARLSAAEQHRVFSPHPGRRVVLATNVAETSLTVPGIRYVVDAGTARISRYSHRTKVQRLPIEPVSQASARQRAGRCGRVADGVAVRLYSEEDLHSRPEYTDPEILRTNLASVILRMSALGLGDVAAFPFVDPPDPRQVRDGLALLHELGAIDPDEKDPRRRLTPLGRRLAQFPVDPRLGRMVLEADANGAVHEVLVIAAALSVQDPRERPADRQQAADEAHRRFRHETSDFLAYLNLWNHVTEQQKALSSSAFRRMCRTEFLSYLRVREWQDLYAQLREVARSVDVSVNRTPATPEQVHRSLLAGLLSHIGLKQGDRNDYLGARGTRFAVFPGSALFRRPPAWVMAAELVETSRLWGREVARIEPEWAEAIAGHLVKRVYSEPHWSKKQGAVMAQEKVLLFGVPLVAARRVGYAAVDPETSRELFIRRALVEGDWDTHHRFFHRNRELLADVEDLEHRARRRDILVDDETLFDFYDRRVPADVVSARHFDAWWKRERHRHPDLLTFDLDLLVNPEAGDVDERDYPRTWRQGLLELPLSYQFEPGSDADGVTVHVPLAVLNQVTASGFDWQVPGLRADLVTALIRGLPKPVRKQLVPAPDRAREVLARLPAEPDGRTLTRAVADELHRTTGVDVPDDAWDPTGVPDHLRVTFRVEDDSGRRLAEGKDLEALRRRLAPDVAQAVARAVTASGAPEPARETASAGGTTPALDRTGLTGWDVDTLPRVVEQVTASGHLVRGYPALVDAGGRVDVRVLPTEAEQRRATWAGQRRLLLAEVPSPGRVAREVLDNAGRLALTRNPHGSVDRLLEDCAACAVDTLMTTGGAPVWDAADWERLAAHVRGSAEPVLADVVRTVARVLADSHAVAVRLDAAASLPLLPSLADARAQLDALVHPGFVTATGARRLPDLLRYLRALHRRLDKLPEDPARDRDRTGVVQRLAQEYARVVDRLPEHRREDDDVVAVRWMLEELRVSLFAQGVGTAHPVSEKRIRKAFAALSP, encoded by the coding sequence ATGTCGGCGCTGCCTGCGGTGGACCCGCTCCAGAGCCTGCACGGGCGCCTTGCCGGGCTGACCCTGGCGGACGAGCGTCGGCTGCGCCGCCGGCTGGACGGCGTCCGGTCGCTGCGCGACGAGGCCCGCAGGCAGCGGGCACTGACCCAGGTCGAGGCCGCGCTCGACCAGGCCGAGCAGCGGGTGGCCCGCCGGCGAGCGTCCGTCCCGCAGGTCAGCTACCCCGAGGAGCTGCCGGTCAGCCGGCACCGGGAGCAGATCGCCGCCGCGATCCGCGACCACCAGGTCGTGGTCGTCGCCGGGGAGACCGGGTCGGGCAAGACCACCCAGCTGCCGAAGATCTGCCTCGAGCTGGGCCGTGGGGTGCGCGGGACGATCGGCCACACCCAGCCACGCCGGATCGCCGCGCGGTCGGTGGCCGAACGGGTCGCCGAGGAGCTCGGCGGTGAGCTGGGCGGCGTGGTCGGCTACAAGGTCCGGTTCACCGACTCCTCCCGGCAGGACACGCTCGTCAAGGTGATGACGGACGGCGTCCTGCTGGCCGAGATCCAGAACGACCGGTCGCTGCTGCGCTACGACACGATCATCATCGACGAGGCGCACGAGCGGAGCCTCAACATCGACTTCCTGCTCGGCTACCTCAAGCAGCTGCTCCCCCGCCGCCCGGACCTCAAGGTGGTCATCACCTCGGCGACGATCGACCCGGACCGGTTCTCCCGGCACTTCGACGGGGCCCCCGTGATCGAGGTGTCCGGCCGCACGTACCCCGTCGAGGTGCGCTACGAGCCGTACGACCCGGAGGAGACCGACCAGGTGCAGGCGGTCTGTGACGCGGTGTCGCGACTCGCCGGCGAGGCACCCGGCGACGTCCTGGTCTTCCTCTCCGGGGAGCGGGAGATCCGGGACACCGCGGACGCCCTGCGGGCGATGTCGTTGCGCGGCACCGAGGTCCTGCCGCTGTACGCCCGGCTCAGCGCCGCGGAGCAGCACCGGGTGTTCAGCCCGCACCCCGGCCGCCGCGTCGTGCTGGCCACGAACGTCGCCGAGACCTCGCTGACGGTCCCCGGGATCCGCTACGTCGTCGACGCGGGCACCGCCCGGATCTCCCGGTACAGCCACCGCACGAAGGTGCAGCGGCTGCCGATCGAGCCGGTGTCCCAGGCGTCGGCGCGGCAGCGGGCCGGCCGCTGCGGCCGGGTCGCCGACGGCGTCGCCGTCCGGCTGTACTCCGAGGAGGACCTGCACTCCCGCCCGGAGTACACCGACCCGGAGATCCTGCGGACCAACCTCGCCTCGGTCATCCTGCGGATGTCCGCGCTCGGTCTCGGTGACGTCGCGGCCTTCCCGTTCGTCGACCCGCCCGACCCGCGGCAGGTCCGTGACGGCCTCGCCCTGCTGCACGAGCTCGGCGCCATCGACCCGGACGAGAAGGACCCGCGCCGGCGCCTCACCCCGCTCGGACGCCGGCTCGCCCAGTTTCCCGTCGACCCGCGGCTGGGCCGGATGGTCCTGGAGGCGGACGCGAACGGCGCCGTCCACGAGGTGCTCGTCATCGCCGCGGCGCTGTCGGTGCAGGACCCGCGTGAGCGCCCGGCGGACCGGCAGCAGGCGGCCGACGAGGCGCACCGCCGGTTCCGACACGAGACCTCCGACTTCCTGGCCTACCTCAACCTGTGGAACCACGTCACCGAGCAGCAGAAAGCGTTGTCCTCCAGCGCGTTTCGCCGGATGTGCCGCACGGAGTTCCTCAGCTACCTGCGGGTGCGCGAGTGGCAGGACCTCTACGCCCAGCTGCGCGAGGTCGCCCGGAGCGTGGACGTCAGTGTCAACCGCACCCCTGCCACGCCGGAGCAGGTGCACCGGTCGCTGCTCGCCGGGCTGCTGTCGCACATCGGCCTCAAGCAGGGCGACCGCAACGACTACCTCGGTGCCCGGGGCACCCGGTTCGCCGTCTTCCCCGGGTCGGCGCTGTTCCGTCGGCCGCCGGCCTGGGTGATGGCCGCCGAGCTCGTGGAGACCTCGCGGCTGTGGGGCCGTGAGGTGGCCCGGATCGAGCCGGAGTGGGCGGAGGCGATCGCCGGGCACCTCGTCAAGCGGGTCTACAGCGAGCCGCACTGGTCGAAGAAGCAGGGCGCGGTGATGGCGCAGGAGAAGGTGCTGCTCTTCGGGGTGCCGCTCGTCGCCGCGCGCCGCGTCGGGTACGCCGCCGTCGACCCCGAGACCTCCCGGGAGCTGTTCATCCGCCGCGCGCTCGTCGAGGGGGACTGGGACACCCACCACCGGTTCTTCCACCGCAACCGCGAGCTGCTCGCCGACGTCGAGGACCTCGAGCACCGGGCCCGCCGCCGGGACATCCTCGTCGACGACGAGACGCTGTTCGACTTCTACGACCGGCGGGTCCCGGCCGACGTCGTGTCCGCCCGCCACTTCGACGCCTGGTGGAAGCGCGAGCGGCACCGGCACCCGGACCTGCTGACCTTCGACCTCGACCTGCTGGTCAACCCCGAGGCCGGGGACGTCGACGAGCGCGACTACCCGCGGACCTGGCGACAGGGGCTGCTCGAGCTGCCGCTGAGCTACCAGTTCGAGCCGGGGTCTGACGCCGACGGGGTCACCGTGCACGTCCCGCTGGCCGTCCTCAACCAGGTGACCGCCTCGGGGTTCGACTGGCAGGTACCAGGACTGCGGGCGGACCTCGTCACCGCACTGATCAGAGGGCTGCCCAAGCCGGTGCGCAAGCAGCTCGTGCCCGCCCCGGACCGCGCCCGCGAGGTGCTGGCCCGGCTGCCCGCCGAGCCGGACGGCCGAACGCTGACCCGTGCCGTCGCCGACGAGCTGCACCGCACCACCGGCGTGGACGTGCCCGACGACGCGTGGGACCCGACCGGGGTCCCGGACCACCTGCGGGTCACGTTCCGGGTCGAGGACGACTCCGGCCGCCGGCTCGCCGAGGGCAAGGACCTCGAGGCCCTGCGGCGCCGGCTGGCACCCGACGTGGCCCAGGCCGTGGCCCGGGCGGTGACGGCCTCCGGTGCACCGGAGCCCGCCCGGGAGACGGCGTCCGCTGGTGGGACCACCCCGGCCCTGGACCGCACCGGCCTGACCGGGTGGGACGTCGACACGCTGCCACGCGTGGTCGAGCAGGTCACCGCCTCCGGCCACCTCGTCCGTGGCTACCCGGCACTCGTGGACGCCGGCGGCCGGGTCGACGTCCGGGTGCTGCCCACCGAGGCCGAGCAGCGACGGGCCACCTGGGCCGGTCAACGGCGGCTGCTGCTCGCCGAGGTGCCGAGCCCGGGCCGGGTGGCTCGCGAGGTCCTCGACAACGCCGGCCGGCTCGCGCTGACCCGCAACCCGCACGGCAGCGTCGACCGGTTGCTCGAGGACTGCGCCGCGTGCGCCGTCGACACGCTGATGACGACGGGTGGCGCGCCGGTGTGGGACGCAGCCGACTGGGAGCGGCTCGCGGCGCACGTACGGGGTTCCGCCGAGCCGGTGCTCGCCGACGTCGTCCGAACCGTGGCCCGGGTGCTCGCGGACTCCCACGCCGTCGCCGTCCGGCTGGACGCCGCGGCGTCCCTGCCGCTGCTGCCCTCACTGGCCGATGCCCGGGCCCAGCTCGACGCCCTCGTGCACCCCGGCTTTGTCACGGCCACCGGAGCGCGGCGGCTCCCCGACCTGCTGCGCTACCTGCGGGCCCTGCACCGGCGGCTCGACAAGCTGCCGGAGGACCCGGCGCGGGACCGGGACCGCACCGGCGTCGTCCAGCGGCTGGCGCAGGAGTACGCCCGGGTGGTGGACCGGTTGCCCGAGCACCGCCGGGAGGACGACGACGTGGTCGCCGTGCGGTGGATGCTCGAGGAGCTGCGGGTGTCGCTGTTCGCCCAGGGCGTGGGCACCGCGCACCCGGTGTCCGAGAAGCGGATCCGCAAGGCCTTCGCGGCACTGTCCCCCTGA
- a CDS encoding cardiolipin synthase B, with amino-acid sequence MECLVGVSFTEGNAIDVLRNGDQIFPALLEAIRATRRTVDLMTFVYWQGQPAHDIAAALAGRARAGVRVRVLIDAVGGWHIDRDCLAVMSDAGVDVRWFRIPWSKSPFKHNHRGHRKVMVCDEQVAFTGGVGIAQEWCGDARDETEWRDTHFRVRGPAVDGLAAAFAQDWAETGGDLYDDRDRFPDQPQPGGAVIQVVRGSASIGHDDLKRAWYILLQSARHRIRLQSAYFAPEDDLMEVLRDAMARGVEVEVMLPGPHWDKRVSRLAGEATYADLVSAGVRVWSYQTSMLHAKALLVDDMCAFIGSSNVNRRSLDHDEEVALVVLDDDLVATLDAHYDDDLRSCRQVDGERWARRGAAQRALEAAVRPLRRWL; translated from the coding sequence ATGGAGTGCCTCGTCGGCGTCAGCTTCACCGAGGGCAACGCGATCGACGTCCTGCGTAACGGGGACCAGATCTTCCCGGCCCTGCTCGAGGCGATCCGCGCCACCCGGCGCACTGTCGATCTCATGACCTTCGTCTACTGGCAGGGTCAGCCTGCCCACGACATCGCCGCTGCCCTCGCCGGGCGGGCCCGAGCCGGCGTCCGGGTTCGCGTCCTCATCGACGCCGTCGGCGGCTGGCACATCGACCGGGACTGCCTCGCGGTGATGAGCGATGCGGGCGTCGACGTCCGCTGGTTCCGCATCCCCTGGTCGAAGTCGCCGTTCAAGCACAACCACCGCGGACACCGCAAGGTCATGGTGTGCGACGAACAGGTGGCCTTCACCGGGGGGGTCGGGATCGCGCAGGAGTGGTGCGGAGACGCGAGAGACGAGACTGAGTGGCGGGACACCCACTTCCGGGTCCGGGGGCCCGCGGTCGACGGCCTGGCCGCCGCATTCGCCCAGGACTGGGCGGAGACCGGTGGTGACCTCTACGACGACCGCGACCGCTTTCCCGACCAGCCGCAACCAGGCGGTGCTGTCATCCAGGTGGTACGCGGCTCGGCGAGCATCGGTCACGACGACCTCAAGCGCGCCTGGTACATCCTGCTGCAGTCCGCGCGTCACCGGATCCGGTTGCAGAGTGCGTACTTCGCCCCCGAGGACGATCTGATGGAGGTGCTACGGGACGCCATGGCCCGCGGCGTCGAGGTCGAGGTCATGCTGCCGGGGCCGCACTGGGACAAGCGCGTCTCGCGGCTGGCCGGGGAGGCGACATACGCCGACCTGGTGAGCGCCGGTGTGCGGGTGTGGAGCTACCAGACCTCGATGCTTCACGCCAAGGCCCTGCTCGTCGACGACATGTGTGCGTTCATCGGCTCGAGCAACGTCAACCGGCGCTCCCTGGACCACGACGAGGAGGTGGCGCTCGTCGTCCTGGACGACGACCTCGTGGCCACCCTTGACGCCCACTACGACGACGACCTGCGAAGCTGCCGGCAGGTCGACGGCGAGCGGTGGGCACGCCGCGGCGCCGCCCAGCGGGCGCTCGAGGCCGCCGTCCGCCCCCTGCGCCGCTGGCTCTGA
- a CDS encoding ATP-binding protein: MARPETPGGTVGDPSTAVPGSPSPPGPGQAPAPSPPGQAEAGGTAGTFEHVVRPDRPDLSGMRRRLADWLRTHDAPDDDVELVVLACSEAVANAVEHGSPDGEVQVSAAVRDGRVHLEVHDAGRWDDSPSEPYRGHGLRLIRRAMNHVRISTDAGTVVRMERALR, from the coding sequence GTGGCGCGCCCCGAGACCCCGGGCGGCACCGTCGGCGACCCGTCGACCGCGGTGCCGGGTTCACCGTCCCCACCGGGACCGGGACAGGCACCGGCACCGTCCCCGCCAGGACAGGCGGAGGCCGGTGGCACGGCGGGCACCTTCGAACACGTCGTCCGACCTGACCGACCTGACCTGTCCGGGATGCGGCGGCGGCTCGCCGACTGGCTGCGGACCCACGACGCCCCCGACGACGACGTGGAGCTCGTCGTCCTGGCCTGCTCGGAAGCCGTCGCCAACGCCGTCGAGCACGGTTCCCCGGACGGCGAGGTGCAGGTCTCGGCCGCGGTGCGGGACGGGCGAGTGCACCTGGAGGTGCACGACGCCGGCCGCTGGGACGACTCTCCGAGCGAGCCGTACCGCGGTCACGGGCTCCGGCTCATCCGCCGGGCGATGAACCACGTGCGGATCTCCACCGACGCGGGGACCGTCGTGCGGATGGAGCGGGCGCTGCGCTGA
- a CDS encoding class I SAM-dependent methyltransferase: MTTVADIVDAVTDGPLPLRLTAYDGSDVGPRDAAIRLHVASERGLSYVLTAPSDLGLARAYVNGDMEVQGVHPGDPYEVLRLGEDLRLRRPSAAEVVTLARGLGLQRLRPPQPPPQESLPRWRRTVQGLRHSRSRDAAAIQHHYDVSNSFYEKVLGPSMTYTCALYRSPDDSLETAQEAKYALVADKLGLRPGMRLLDVGCGWGGMVRHAAREHGVRALGVTLSRQQATWAAEAIKKEGLDDLAEVRYLDYRDLPTDAPFDAISSIGLTEHIGVENYPDYFRRLRQLLVPGGRLLNHCITRSDSRASHRTGAFIDRYVFPDGELASPGRLITEIHDAGLEVQHDENLRQHYALTLAAWCRNLVDRWDECVADVGEGTARVWGLYMAGSRLSFERNALQLHQVLCTRTEAGAPDFPLRPDWTP; the protein is encoded by the coding sequence ATGACCACGGTCGCGGACATCGTGGACGCCGTGACGGACGGACCACTGCCGCTGAGGCTGACGGCATACGACGGCAGCGACGTCGGGCCGCGCGACGCGGCGATCCGGCTGCACGTGGCCTCCGAGCGGGGGCTGTCGTACGTGCTGACGGCACCGAGTGACCTCGGCCTGGCGCGCGCCTACGTCAACGGTGACATGGAGGTGCAGGGGGTCCACCCCGGGGACCCGTACGAGGTGCTGCGACTGGGCGAGGACCTGCGTCTGCGCCGTCCCTCTGCGGCGGAGGTCGTGACGCTGGCGCGGGGCCTGGGCCTGCAGCGGCTGCGCCCACCGCAGCCGCCGCCCCAGGAGTCCCTGCCCCGCTGGCGGCGCACCGTGCAGGGGCTGCGGCACTCCAGGTCCCGGGACGCCGCGGCGATCCAGCACCACTACGACGTCTCGAACTCCTTCTACGAGAAGGTGCTCGGCCCGTCGATGACGTACACGTGCGCCCTCTACCGCAGTCCCGACGACAGCCTGGAGACCGCGCAGGAGGCGAAGTACGCCCTGGTCGCCGACAAGCTCGGGCTGCGGCCCGGTATGCGTCTGCTCGACGTCGGCTGCGGGTGGGGTGGCATGGTGCGGCACGCGGCGCGGGAGCACGGCGTGCGCGCCCTCGGCGTCACCCTGTCCCGCCAGCAGGCGACGTGGGCGGCAGAGGCGATCAAGAAGGAGGGGCTCGACGACCTGGCCGAGGTGCGCTACCTCGACTACCGGGACCTGCCGACCGACGCTCCTTTCGACGCGATCAGCTCGATCGGGCTCACCGAGCACATCGGGGTAGAGAACTACCCCGACTACTTCCGCCGGTTGCGCCAGCTGCTGGTGCCCGGTGGCCGGCTGCTCAACCACTGCATCACCCGCAGCGACAGCCGCGCCTCGCACCGCACCGGGGCGTTCATCGACCGGTACGTGTTCCCGGACGGCGAGCTCGCGTCCCCCGGCCGGCTGATCACCGAGATCCACGACGCCGGGCTCGAGGTGCAGCACGACGAGAACCTCCGGCAGCACTACGCGCTGACCCTCGCTGCCTGGTGCCGCAACCTTGTCGACCGGTGGGACGAGTGCGTCGCTGACGTCGGTGAGGGAACGGCGCGGGTGTGGGGCCTGTACATGGCCGGCTCCCGGTTGTCGTTCGAGCGCAACGCCCTGCAGCTGCACCAGGTGCTGTGCACCCGCACCGAGGCGGGCGCACCAGACTTTCCGCTCCGCCCGGACTGGACCCCGTGA